A window of Vigna unguiculata cultivar IT97K-499-35 chromosome 4, ASM411807v1, whole genome shotgun sequence contains these coding sequences:
- the LOC114181834 gene encoding sucrose transport protein SUC8-like gives MEAPSPTKPIDPTKPSITTLSVEASQAEASPLRKMFAVASIAAGIQFGWALQLSLLTPYVQLLGVPHAAASFIWLCGPISGLVVQPIVGYYSDRSTSRFGRRRPFILGGAVAVAIAVFLIGYAADIGYAAGDDITKKTRPRAVGVFVIGFWILDVANNMLQGPCRAFLADLAAGDQRKTRMANGFFSFFMAVGNVLGYAAGSFSALHKIFPFTETKACDVFCANLKSCFFFSILLLLFLSTVALIYVKDKPVPPRAVQEDAQPSCFFQLFGALKELKRPMWMLMLVTAINWVGWFPYFLFDTDWMGREVYGGSVGEDAYAKGVRVGSLGLLLNAVVLGFMSLAVEPLGKMVGGVKRLWGIVNFILAIGFGMTIVITKVAEHERHLNPAAVGHPSTGVTVGSMVFFAVLGVPLAITFSVPFALASIYSSASGAGQGLSLGVLNLAIVVPQMVVSALSGPWDALFGGGNLPAFMVGAAAAALSAIMAIVLLPTPKPADEAKAASMVGGGFH, from the exons ATGGAGGCACCATCTCCGACCAAACCCATTGACCCAACAAAGCCTTCCATCACCACCCTCAGTGTGGAGGCCAGCCAGGCCGAGGCCAGCCCACTCCGAAAAATGTTTGCGGTGGCGTCCATAGCCGCGGGCATACAGTTCGGGTGGGCTCTTCAGCTCTCTCTGCTCACCCCTTACGTTCAGCTCTTGGGAGTTCCACACGCCGCAGCCTCCTTCATCTGGCTCTGCGGCCCCATCTCCGGGCTTGTGGTGCAGCCCATTGTGGGCTACTACAGCGACAGAAGCACTTCTCGCTTCGGTCGCAGACGCCCCTTTATTCTCGGCGGTGCAGTGGCTGTCGCCATAGCTGTGTTTCTTATCGGTTATGCAGCCGATATAGGGTACGCAGCCGGCGACGACATAACCAAAAAAACCCGTCCTCGGGCCGTTGGGGTGTTCGTCATAGGATTTTGGATCCTAGATGTCGCTAACAACATGTTACAAGGTCCTTGCCGTGCCTTTCTGGCTGACTTAGCCGCCGGCGACCAGAGAAAAACGAGAATGGCAAATGGGTTTTTCTCGTTCTTCATGGCGGTCGGCAACGTGTTGGGATACGCAGCGGGGTCTTTTAGTGCTCTGCACAAGATCTTCCCCTTCACGGAGACCAAGGCCTGCGATGTTTTCTGCGCCAATCTCAAAAGCTGTTTCTTTTTCTCGATCTTGCTGCTACTGTTCTTGTCCACGGTGGCTCTCATTTACGTAAAGGACAAGCCCGTGCCGCCACGGGCGGTGCAAGAGGACGCGCAGCCCTCGTGTTTCTTTCAGCTCTTCGGAGCGTTGAAGGAGCTGAAGAGACCCATGTGGATGCTCATGTTGGTGACAGCTATCAACTGGGTCGGCTGGTTCCCCTACTTCCTCTTCGACACCGACTGGATGGGTCGCGAGGTGTACGGCGGATCGGTGGGCGAGGACGCTTACGCGAAGGGGGTGCGCGTGGGGTCTCTGGGACTCCTGTTAAACGCCGTCGTTTTGGGGTTCATGTCGCTGGCTGTTGAACCGTTGGGGAAAATGGTTGGCGGAGTGAAGAGGCTTTGGGGCATCGTCAACTTCATTCTAGCGATTGGCTTCGGAATGACCATCGTCATAACCAAGGTGGCGGAGCACGAGCGCCACTTGAACCCCGCCGCCGTGGGCCACCCCTCCACCGGCGTCACAGTTGGGTCCATGGTTTTCTTCGCCGTTCTCGGAGTTCCCCTTGCG ATTACTTTCAGTGTTCCGTTTGCTCTTGCATCAATATACTCAAGTGCTTCAGGAGCAGGACAAG GTTTATCATTGGGAGTCCTGAATCTGGCAATTGTGGTACCACAG ATGGTGGTGTCTGCACTGAGTGGTCCTTGGGATGCTTTGTTTGGCGGCGGCAACTTGCCGGCTTTCATGGTGggggcggcggcggcggcgctGAGCGCTATAATGGCGATTGTGTTGCTGCCAACTCCAAAACCAGCTGATGAAGCGAAGGCTGCAAGCATGGTTGGAGGGGGCTTTCACTAG
- the LOC114180720 gene encoding uncharacterized protein LOC114180720, translated as MENCKEVVTPIAINCLIDVDEVGQQVDSTKYRGLIGSLLYLTASRPDIQSSVCLCARFQSNPKESHYKATKRILMYLKGTINVGLWFPSDSKITLSGFSDSDYTGSKLDRKNTSGTCHLLGSSLIAWNSKKQARVTLSTIEA; from the coding sequence atggaGAATTGCAAAGAAGTTGTCACTCCAATTGCCATAAACTGCCTTATAGATGTAGATGAGGTTGGGCAACAAGTTGactcaaccaaatatagagggttgattggttCTTTGCTCTATCTAACAGCAAGTAGGCCAGACATTCAATCCAGTGTATGCTTGTGTGCTAgatttcaatccaatccaaaggagTCACATTATAAAGCTACAAAAAGGATTCTTATGTATCTAAAAGGGACAATCAATGTTGGACTATGGTTTCCAAGTGATTCTAAGATAactcttagtggtttttcagattctgaCTATACAGGaagcaaattggataggaaaaacACAAGTGGAACATGTCATCTACTCGGCTCAAGCTTGATAGCATGGAATAGCAAGAAACAAGCTCGCGTGACACTCTCCACAATTGAGGCATAA